TCATCCGCAGGCTCTTCGGAAACGATTTTACGCACGCCGTGGGGGATCTGTTCGGGGAATTCGGCCTCGCGCGAATCGATCCAGCGCACCCGGCAGGGCAGGCTGGCGAGCAACGGCACCAAGGCGCGGCCAACGTGGCCGGCACCGAACACAGCGATTTGCGCCTGCACCTGGCCCATCGGTTCGAACAGCAACACGGTGGCGCCGCCGCAGCACTGGCCCAGGCTGGCGCCGAGGCTGAAACGCTCCAGATGGGTGTCCTGCTTGCCGCTGGCGAGCATCTCGCGGGCGATCTGCATGGCTTTGTATTCCAGATGCCCGCCACCGATGGTGTCGAAACTCTGATTAGCGCTGATGACCATTTTCGAGCCGGCGTTGCGTGGCGTCGAGCCGAGTTCTTCGATGATCGTCACCAGCACACAGGGCTCGCCCTGGTTCTGCAGGTCGGCGAGGGCGTCGATCCAGTTGTACATAGTTCACCCCTACAACATCGTTGTCTGTTCGGGCCTCTTCGCGAGCGAGCTCGCTGCCACATTTGGAATGCATTCCCCTGTGGGAGCGAGCCTGCTCGCGAATGGCCGCGCCTCGGTCTTTAGAGCGGAGCCAACTCGGTTTCAGCTTCAACGGCTTTCACCGCTTTCAACTGACGCATCTGCTCACACCCCCACAACACCCGCTCCGGCGTCGCTGGCGCATCGATCTGCGGCTGATGCTTGTAATCACCGAGGCTCGCCACCGCATCCTTGATCGCACACCACGAGGCAATCCCGAGCATGAACGGCGGTTCACCGACAGCCTTGGAATGGAACACCGTGTCTTCCGGGTTCTTGCGGTTTTCCACCAGCTTCACCCGCAGGTCGAGCGGCATGTCCGCCACCGCCGGAATCTTGTAGCTGGCCGGGCCGTTGGTCATCAGCTTGCCTTTGTTGTTCCAGACCAGCTCTTCCATGGTCAGCCAGCCCATGCCCTGAATGAAGCCACCTTCGACCTGACCGATGTCGATGGACGGGTTCAGCGAGGCGCCGACGTCGTGAAGGATGTCGGTACGCAGCATTTTGTATTCGCCGGTCAGGGTGTCGACGATCACTTCGCAGCACGCCGCGCCGAAGGCGAAGTAGTAGAACGGACGGCCACGCGCCTGGCTGCGGTCGTAGTAGATCTTCGGCGTCTTGTAGAACCCGGTGCTCGATAGCGACACCTGATTGAAATACGCCTGCTGAATCAGCGCTTCAAAGGTCAGGATATGGTCACGAACACGCACGTGGCCGTTGTGGAATTCAACGTCTTCTTCAGTGACTTTGAAGTGACGTGCAGCGAATTCGATCAGGCGTTTCTTGATGATTTCCGCCGCGTTCTGCGCCGCTTTACCGTTCAGGTCAGCGCCGCTGGACGCCGCTGTCGGCGAGGTGTTCGGCACCTTGTCGGTGTTGGTCGCGGTGATCTGCACGCGATCGATTTCAACCTGGAACACTTCGGCCACGACCTGCGCGACTTTGGTGTTCAGGCCCTGACCCATTTCGGTGCCGCCATGGTTCAGGTGGATGCTGCCGTCGGTGTAGATGTGAATCAGCGCACCGGCCTGGTTCAAGAAACTCGCGGTGAAGGAAA
This region of Pseudomonas sp. R84 genomic DNA includes:
- the xdhC gene encoding xanthine dehydrogenase accessory protein XdhC, encoding MYNWIDALADLQNQGEPCVLVTIIEELGSTPRNAGSKMVISANQSFDTIGGGHLEYKAMQIAREMLASGKQDTHLERFSLGASLGQCCGGATVLLFEPMGQVQAQIAVFGAGHVGRALVPLLASLPCRVRWIDSREAEFPEQIPHGVRKIVSEEPADEIDELPAGSYCIVMTHNHQLDLELTAAILKRNDFAYFGLIGSKTKRAKFEHRLRDRGFDSGVVQRMRCPMGIGEVKGKLPVEIAISIAGEIIATYNANFGQQTASAEPIAKLLPVSRRSQATKLKASN